Genomic window (Tardiphaga sp. vice304):
GACGCGGCCTGAAGTGTCTTCCCACACGGGCCGCGCGCCGATCAGCGCCAGCGCCTGCGCTACGTCATCGCCGCCGGTACGCATGTTGGCGGTGCCCCAGGCCGACAGCGCGATCGCGCGCGGCCATTCGCCGGCCTCCTGCCAATAGGCTTCGACCAGCCGCTCGGCCGCGAGCTGCCCGATCCGCCACGCCGACGGCGTCGGCACGGCGCGGACATCGACGGCGAAGAAGTTGCGGCCCGTGGGCAGCACGTCGGGCCGCCCGCGCGTCGGCGCGCCGGACGGACCGGGCCGGATGAAACGGCCATCGAGGCCGGCGAGAAACGCCGACATCTCGGCAGCGCCTGACGCGTCGATGGCAGGACGGAGGGTGGAAGAAATCCAGGCGAGCACGGAGGATGTTGCGGGCCAACGCTCAGAAGAAATCACACACTCCGCGTGGTCCCCGCGAAAGCGGGGACCCATAGCCGCTGTCGGCGTCGTCTCGCTCGGTGGCAGTAACCTCGTTAAAGTTTCTGCTTCGGAGGTTATGGGTCCCCGCTTACGCGGGGACGACGTGGTGAGAAATTCGTCGCCTAACAATGCGGCCTCGCCTGCAGCGGCTTCGTTCGCGACCAGCTGCAAAGCCAGCATTTCGATGCGCTCCACCGTATCTCCGGTCGTGCGCCACAGCGCTTCGCTGATGTCGGCTAGAACGGCAGGGCGTGGGCCGGTGTAATCCTCCGCCAATTCCCGCGTCAGCGGATCGAACGCGCCCAGTCCCAGATCCCCGGCGATCGCGCGGTGCAACGAGGCATCCTGCGGCTTGCTCTCCGAGCGCGGCAGGCGAGCAATCGAGACCAGCAGGTCGTTGCGCGCCGCGTCCTGCGGCGTGCGGCCGAAGATGTGCAGGCCGTCGCGGATCTGCATTTCCTTGAGGTCGCAGAGATGCGCGTCCAGCGCGCGCAACGCCTCCCCGGTCGGCGTGTCGCGCGTCACGTTGACATCGGCATCGAGTCGCTGCGCCCGCGCCATCGAGAGAATATCCTCGGCGATCACCCCCGCGCGCTTGGGATCGAGATCCGCCGCCAGCGCATATTCGTCGACCAGGTTTTCCAGCCGCGCCAGATCGTCGTGCAGTTCGGCGCGCGTCATCGGCGGAGTCAGATGGTCGATGATCACGGCAGAGCCGCGGCGCTTGGCCTGGATGCCTTCGCCCGGATCGTTGACGATGAACGGATAGAGATGCGGCAGCGGGCCCAGCACCGCGTCCGGCAGACAGTCGGCGGATAGCCCGGCGCTCTTGCCCGGCAGCCATTCGAGATTGCCGTGCTTGCCGAGATGCACGACGGCATGCGTATCGAATTCGCGACGGAGCCAGAGATAAAACGCGAGATAATGATGCGGCGGCACCAGGTCGGGATCGTGATAGGTGCTCTTCGGATCGATATTGTAGCCGCGCGCCGGTTGCACGCCGACGACCACGTTGCCGAAGCGATGCAGGCCCAGCCGGAACGCGCCGTCCACGATATGCGGATCGCTGTCGGCAATGCCCCAGCGCGCCTCGACCGCCAGCCGCACAGTGTGCGGCAGCGTCGCAAACGCGGTCGTATAGTCGGCCAACGACCACGTCACGCCGCCGCGGCGATCGGCACGATCGGCCAGCGCATTGGTCGGCCCCTGTTGCAGCAGCCCCATCATCGCCGCGGCGTCGAGCGGTGCCTCATCGATCGCGTAACCGGCGCTGAGCATCGCCGCCAACACGTCGATCAGGCTCTGCGGCGTGTCGAGGCCGACGCCATTGGCGATCCGGCCGTCGCGGTTCGGATAGTTGGCGAGGATCAGCGCAATCCGTCGCTCGGGTACTTCGGCGCGGCGTAGCCGGATCCAGGCGTGGGCGAGATCGGCCGTGGCGTCGATGCGGTCCGGCACCGGCTGGAACGTCACCGGCGCAAAACCGCCATCGCTGTCGCCGCGTTCCTTGAAGGCAATCACGTTGGCGAAGATGCGGCCGTCGACCTCCGGCAGCACGACATGCATCGCGAGGTCGCGCGGCGTTAGCCCGCGGGTCGAGGCCTCCCAGGCGGCGCGCGAGGTGCCGGCCTGCGCGACCTGCAGGATCGGACAGCCCGAGGCCGAAAGCACGCCGGCGTCGTCATGCGCGGTGGCGGTGGCGAACGCCGTGGCGTTGACGATGATATCGGCCGGATGCGCGGCAAGCGCGGCGCGCAGGAAGGCTGCGGAGCGCTCGTCCTTCAGGCTGGTGACATAGAGGCAGACGGCGTTCAGCCCGCGCGCTTCGAGCGCCAGCCGTAACGCACCGATCGCCGCGGTGTCGCCGCCGGCGACGATCGCGCGGTAGAAGATCACGACGGCGTTGGGGCGATGGTCCGGCACCGGCTCGCTCGGCCAGAAGCCGGCCGACGGCATCGGCCGCGCCGCCATCGGCGCCTCGCCATGGCCGATCTGGTGCGCCGCGAGTTGCAGCGCCAGCCGGGCATTGTCGACGCCGCCCTCGCTGCAATAGCGCCACATCGCCTGTGTGGTCTCATCGTTGACCGTGCCGCGTGCGGCGAGTTCGGCGTTCCAGTACATTTCGCCGGGGATGCAGATGAATTGCGCGCCGCGCGCCAGCGCATCAGAGCGCAGGCTCTCGACACCGTGCGGCCAGTAGCCGATGCCGCCGAGCATGCGCAGCACGACGATCCTGGCTTTCGCCAGCGTGCGCTCGACATAGAGATCGACCGAGGCAGGATGGCCGAGCGCCAGCAGGTTGGTCAGCCGCAGGCTGGGGAAGTCTTTCGGCAGCATCGCATGCGCGGCGTGAAACGACGCCAGATCGCTGTCGGCCGCCGACAGCACGACGATGTCGGCGGTGTCCTGCCCGAGATCGCGGGCGACGTCGCCGTCGTCAATGCCGCCAGTGGGATCGAGCTTTAAGTGCATGCGGTCAATTCAAATGTTTATCACAACAGCCATTGGCCGCCCCTCCCCCTTGCGGGGAGGGTCGGCCGCAGCGAAGCGGAGGCCGGGGGTAGCCGCTGGCTCCTGAGCTTGTGGCTACCCCACCCGGCGCGTTTGCTCGCTTCGCTCACAACGCGCCACCCTCCCCGCAATGGGGAGGGTGGCGACAGCGCTACGCCAACGCCCTTCGCACCGCGTCGCCGTCAAATCCCTTTAGCCCGATCACCACCAGATGCTCGGCCTGCTTCACGTCGGGGCGCGCGAAGGCCAGCTCGACGCGGCTGCCGACGGCCTGCACGACGATCGGCGCAGCCTTGTCGGCGATCCGCGCGTGGCCCTTGACGCGCAATACGCCCTCGAAGCCTAAAGCCTCGCTGACGCGCGCGCGCATCGCATCGACGCTCGCTGCGGCCGAGGGCAACACCACGATGCTGTCGAAATCATCGTGGTCGTGCTCTTCCTCCTCGCCGTGATGGCCGGCGCGCGCCGCCATGTCGTCCTCAGCGGCGGCGTTGAGGCCGATCAGCACCGCGGGCGCAAGCTCGCCCTTCGAGCGCACGATGGTGACGCCGGGCCGCAGCACAGCTTTCAGCTTGGTCTCGATCTCAACGAGCTGCTCGGCCGTTACCAGATCGCTCTTCGACAGCACGACGAGATCGGCGCAAGCAAGTTGGTCCTCGAACACTTCCTCGATCGGATCATCATGCTCGATGCCTTCGTCGGCAGCGCGTTGAGCGGCGACCGCATCCTCATCCAGCGTGACGCGGCCTTCCGATAGCGCCAGCGCATCGACCACGGTGACGACGCCGTCGACGGTGGCGCGGGTCTTCACCGCCGGCCAGGCAAAGGCCTTCAGCAGCGGCTGCGGCAAAGCGAGGCCCGATGTCTCGATCACAATCGCATCCAGCGGGATGTCGCGCGACAGCAATTTGTCCATGGTCGGGATGAAATCGTCGGCCACGGTGCAGCAGATGCAGCCATTGGTGAGTTCGACGATATCGCCAGGCGCGCAGGCATTGGCCGCGCATTCCTCGACGAGGCCACCGTCGAAGCCGGCATCGCCGAATTCATTGACGATCACGGCGATGCGGCGGCCGTCGGCCTGCGTCAGCAAGGATCGCAGCAGCGTGGTCTTGCCGGCGCCGAGAAAGCCGGTGAGGACGGTAACGGGAACGCGGGACATGAATTACTCCTGGGAATTTTTCAGCCAGAGCGGAAGCCCGGCTGCGATGAAGGCGACTTGCGGCACGGCCGCTGCGACGATCTGGTTGAGCCGGCCCTGGGCGTCGCGGAAGGCGCGGCCGAGCGGCGTCTCCGGTACCAGGCCCATGCCGACTTCGTTGGAGACGAACACGATCGGATAGCGCGCCACGCCGAGAAAGCGCACCAGCCGGCGCGCTTCGACTTCCGGGTCGCGGTCGGCGAACATCAGGTTGGACAGCCACAGCGTCAGGCAATCGACCAGCACGGCGCGGCCGCGCGTCGCCTCGCGGGTCAGCGCATCGATCAGCGCCAGCGGTTCCTCGACGGTAATCCAGCCGTCGCCGCGCTGCTTGCGGTGCTGCGCGATACGCGCGGCCATCTCGTCATCGCCGGGCGTCGCCGTGGCAAGGTACACGCGGGTAAAATTGCTGTCGTGGATCAGCGCCTCGGCAAAGGCCGACTTGCCCGACCGCGCGCCGCCCAGCACCAGTGTGGTGACCAGCGCGCTCATTTCGGCGCGCGCCCGTCATCGGGCGACCAGCGCATCGGCGGCACCCGTGCCACCATGCCCTTGCGCAGCACGTCGGCGCGCTCGCGCCACGGCACCAGGCCGTAGTCGGATTTCTGGTAGGACTGCACGAAGGACAAGAGCGCCGCGGTGCCGGTTTCGGTCTGCAGGTCGCCGAACAGGAAAGTGTAGCCGTCCGGACTGGTGACGGCGACCGTCGCCGGCCGCTTGCAGACACCGAGGCACTGCACCGGCCGCACCATCACGCGGGCCTCCGTCTCGCCCAAGGCCGCCTTCACGGCGTCGAACATTTCCGGGCCGATCACCGCGTTGCCGTCGGCAGATTTGCAGGTGATACAAACGCTGACCACGACGCAACCGGCCGGCGCATGTGCGCGCGGCGGTTCGGCCAGCAAGGTTTCGCCAAAAATATCGGCGGGG
Coding sequences:
- the cobU gene encoding bifunctional adenosylcobinamide kinase/adenosylcobinamide-phosphate guanylyltransferase, translating into MSALVTTLVLGGARSGKSAFAEALIHDSNFTRVYLATATPGDDEMAARIAQHRKQRGDGWITVEEPLALIDALTREATRGRAVLVDCLTLWLSNLMFADRDPEVEARRLVRFLGVARYPIVFVSNEVGMGLVPETPLGRAFRDAQGRLNQIVAAAVPQVAFIAAGLPLWLKNSQE
- the cobW gene encoding cobalamin biosynthesis protein CobW, which gives rise to MSRVPVTVLTGFLGAGKTTLLRSLLTQADGRRIAVIVNEFGDAGFDGGLVEECAANACAPGDIVELTNGCICCTVADDFIPTMDKLLSRDIPLDAIVIETSGLALPQPLLKAFAWPAVKTRATVDGVVTVVDALALSEGRVTLDEDAVAAQRAADEGIEHDDPIEEVFEDQLACADLVVLSKSDLVTAEQLVEIETKLKAVLRPGVTIVRSKGELAPAVLIGLNAAAEDDMAARAGHHGEEEEHDHDDFDSIVVLPSAAASVDAMRARVSEALGFEGVLRVKGHARIADKAAPIVVQAVGSRVELAFARPDVKQAEHLVVIGLKGFDGDAVRRALA
- the cobN gene encoding cobaltochelatase subunit CobN translates to MHLKLDPTGGIDDGDVARDLGQDTADIVVLSAADSDLASFHAAHAMLPKDFPSLRLTNLLALGHPASVDLYVERTLAKARIVVLRMLGGIGYWPHGVESLRSDALARGAQFICIPGEMYWNAELAARGTVNDETTQAMWRYCSEGGVDNARLALQLAAHQIGHGEAPMAARPMPSAGFWPSEPVPDHRPNAVVIFYRAIVAGGDTAAIGALRLALEARGLNAVCLYVTSLKDERSAAFLRAALAAHPADIIVNATAFATATAHDDAGVLSASGCPILQVAQAGTSRAAWEASTRGLTPRDLAMHVVLPEVDGRIFANVIAFKERGDSDGGFAPVTFQPVPDRIDATADLAHAWIRLRRAEVPERRIALILANYPNRDGRIANGVGLDTPQSLIDVLAAMLSAGYAIDEAPLDAAAMMGLLQQGPTNALADRADRRGGVTWSLADYTTAFATLPHTVRLAVEARWGIADSDPHIVDGAFRLGLHRFGNVVVGVQPARGYNIDPKSTYHDPDLVPPHHYLAFYLWLRREFDTHAVVHLGKHGNLEWLPGKSAGLSADCLPDAVLGPLPHLYPFIVNDPGEGIQAKRRGSAVIIDHLTPPMTRAELHDDLARLENLVDEYALAADLDPKRAGVIAEDILSMARAQRLDADVNVTRDTPTGEALRALDAHLCDLKEMQIRDGLHIFGRTPQDAARNDLLVSIARLPRSESKPQDASLHRAIAGDLGLGAFDPLTRELAEDYTGPRPAVLADISEALWRTTGDTVERIEMLALQLVANEAAAGEAALLGDEFLTTSSPRKRGPITSEAETLTRLLPPSETTPTAAMGPRFRGDHAECVISSERWPATSSVLAWISSTLRPAIDASGAAEMSAFLAGLDGRFIRPGPSGAPTRGRPDVLPTGRNFFAVDVRAVPTPSAWRIGQLAAERLVEAYWQEAGEWPRAIALSAWGTANMRTGGDDVAQALALIGARPVWEDTSGRVTGFAITPLSELKRPRVDVTFRVSGLFRDAFPTQMDIIGSAVAAIALLNEPDEANPIAANVRTRALALQAGGASADIAREQATRRVFGSKPGAYGAGLQALMDEGGWEKRGDLAEVYLDWGGYAYGSGTEGEAARGEFAEQLKGIDLVAQTQDNREHDILDSDDYYQFIGGLAATVQTLRGSAPRVSHIDTSRPEAPVARPLSHEISRVVRGRAANPKWIAGVMRHGYKGAFEIAATVDYLFGFAASTDAVANHHFDQLFSAYLENDDVRDFMQDANPEALRETAARFTEAIRRGMWTPRSNRAADLLAELTHKEIA
- a CDS encoding DUF1636 domain-containing protein, which translates into the protein MDRDPADIFGETLLAEPPRAHAPAGCVVVSVCITCKSADGNAVIGPEMFDAVKAALGETEARVMVRPVQCLGVCKRPATVAVTSPDGYTFLFGDLQTETGTAALLSFVQSYQKSDYGLVPWRERADVLRKGMVARVPPMRWSPDDGRAPK